The proteins below are encoded in one region of Candidatus Dadabacteria bacterium:
- a CDS encoding translocation/assembly module TamB: MRRRTIFFIFTAVICGIVLGLFLFSQTEGSRQYAKNLIERRLNSIPNFHISLGDIEGSVISTLEISDIEVKIAGESHMKIEKLSTNYSIPLLYSMISRKKLYLSDTEIQGLRVFLAKDRRGVWDFKKLKNEDKTAEGPQGERISLIFANNRIRDSRVTIVDRTRDKVWEFDLVEESLFSINIIELTKKIELDAKDMNFDYVSPRIRIRNLKGKIDIASWDCVFKDAGFKVEGVPVRGSGVARGLRNPEFDMTVYFDTLGINGKGEINLKAKTKVKMHSLDNMVGTMELSTPDSFLNGKPFRMDLRPVTIKGTKTFIEGTAGGGFGESSLRGSIDFRKWLAGGEKNWFDLTAELSGANTDELTEILNRTPYPLKFGDNPRLNSNLRVSGSWASREIYSLRIEPDYLDVIDSEQSSLRIEGYMTFRNDGTDFDFTSKAKGFKLKLEFPDITIDNHVDGNATFKGAIPKKGKFFEDKYLRVNADLKTDELYGITSINSRIDGSIQKGTLTVNRLKVLSDQFSLSAEKTKGAQKGLDCVFEFKTQDLSFLSEIDERIPLVLGKIDSSGKISGDIFTPLIEANSRVEDFAYEEDFIAQEMSVRSSTRIDLKNTPKVSLDIYLLGERARVLGNYSDTIEAKLRGTETLFDAGVLLSKKNGSYASSEFSVSDLLEDEKKLRMTYLEGLLDEKLFKNKGDIFLDISSDRASIRGDEFLYGEGKISDFLGEIDRKEKTIELRAEITNFNPLIISKVLNFRHDLGGTLNGKVRASGSLTAPSVQAEIRSEGFSYGFPASGDMKIRLDGEKGKLSLDLLSSLEQKENLSLRGDLLVPRNAQSPLEAIMGTSIDLELKSDGYGLGFMEIFSNSIEKIDGDFSSGSLSLNGTLSRPRVKGNLELNGMRLSLAQLRNSLFTEHAKLSLSGTKLSLPRTEILSKQGRAYLKGRMDISDFTYRANLEMEKVRFNPHSIKTDLSGDLKIEKKGEFLKVTGKTKVTAGRIRLYPGRIKSIRDISFIEKTESLADEFSLEAQNETGFYREKTAMDISVDISSGTWIKTKEANFNTRGKLRLKKEPGGDLNMQGNIVSSEGYYTVFGKLFDIEDATLNFTGASNNPDLNVKAYYDADDVDVYVNVTGDLREPDLSLSSTPDLEEIDIISYIVFGASSNRLQNQQRAFVGKFATAVATGGISELLSSEIGLDLLSIQEGDRGFEDSTLKVGSYVTRDIFVGYERSPSKTSLDHTVEMRNKLNLEWRLNRRFSIESQMGGENPGVDFFYNFNY; encoded by the coding sequence GTGCGTCGAAGAACGATTTTTTTTATATTCACGGCAGTAATCTGCGGCATTGTCCTGGGGCTTTTTCTGTTCTCCCAGACCGAGGGAAGCCGCCAGTACGCAAAAAACCTCATAGAGCGAAGGCTAAACTCAATCCCCAATTTCCATATCAGCCTCGGAGATATCGAGGGAAGCGTAATCTCCACGCTGGAGATAAGCGATATTGAAGTAAAAATAGCCGGAGAGAGTCACATGAAGATCGAAAAACTCTCGACGAACTACTCAATTCCGCTTCTTTACTCAATGATTTCGAGAAAGAAGCTCTACTTGTCCGACACGGAAATACAAGGTCTCAGGGTTTTTCTCGCAAAGGACAGACGCGGGGTATGGGATTTCAAGAAACTCAAGAACGAGGACAAAACCGCCGAGGGCCCGCAAGGGGAAAGAATAAGCCTCATTTTCGCGAATAACAGAATCCGCGATTCCCGCGTTACGATTGTTGACCGCACTAGAGACAAGGTCTGGGAATTTGACCTGGTTGAGGAGTCTCTGTTCTCGATAAACATCATTGAACTGACGAAAAAGATCGAACTTGACGCAAAGGACATGAATTTCGACTACGTGTCCCCCAGAATCAGGATAAGGAACCTCAAGGGGAAAATCGATATAGCTTCCTGGGACTGCGTATTCAAGGACGCAGGATTTAAGGTTGAGGGCGTGCCGGTCAGGGGAAGCGGGGTCGCGAGAGGCCTGAGGAACCCCGAATTCGACATGACCGTGTATTTCGACACGCTCGGAATAAACGGAAAGGGAGAGATAAATCTCAAGGCAAAAACAAAAGTCAAGATGCACTCCTTAGACAACATGGTCGGCACGATGGAGCTCTCGACACCCGATTCTTTTCTTAACGGAAAGCCGTTTCGGATGGACCTCAGACCTGTAACCATTAAAGGGACAAAAACCTTTATAGAAGGCACGGCAGGCGGAGGATTCGGGGAGTCAAGCCTGAGGGGCAGCATCGACTTTAGGAAATGGCTCGCAGGGGGAGAGAAGAACTGGTTTGATCTCACCGCGGAGCTAAGCGGCGCGAACACGGATGAACTGACCGAGATACTCAACCGCACCCCCTACCCGCTTAAGTTCGGAGACAACCCGAGGCTGAACTCGAATCTCAGGGTAAGCGGCAGCTGGGCGAGCAGGGAAATCTATTCCCTTCGGATCGAACCCGATTATCTCGACGTAATAGACAGCGAGCAAAGCAGCCTTCGGATCGAAGGTTACATGACGTTCAGAAACGACGGTACGGATTTCGATTTCACCTCAAAGGCAAAAGGATTCAAGCTGAAACTCGAATTCCCGGATATCACAATTGACAACCATGTCGACGGAAACGCGACTTTTAAGGGGGCGATACCGAAAAAAGGCAAATTCTTTGAAGACAAGTACCTGCGAGTAAACGCCGATCTTAAAACAGACGAACTGTACGGAATAACCAGCATAAACTCCCGGATAGACGGCAGCATTCAAAAAGGAACCCTGACGGTAAACAGGCTTAAGGTCCTGTCCGATCAATTTTCCCTGTCCGCGGAAAAAACCAAAGGAGCGCAGAAGGGTCTTGACTGCGTTTTTGAATTCAAAACGCAGGACCTGAGTTTTCTCTCCGAGATTGACGAAAGGATTCCTCTGGTTTTAGGAAAAATAGACTCAAGCGGAAAAATCAGCGGAGACATTTTCACTCCGCTTATCGAGGCGAACTCGCGCGTAGAGGACTTCGCCTATGAAGAAGATTTCATAGCTCAGGAAATGTCCGTACGGTCAAGCACCCGGATTGATTTAAAAAACACCCCCAAGGTATCGCTTGACATATATCTGCTGGGAGAACGGGCCCGCGTTCTCGGCAATTACTCGGACACTATCGAGGCAAAGCTTCGGGGAACGGAAACTCTCTTTGACGCGGGCGTTCTTTTGAGCAAGAAAAACGGTTCCTACGCCTCTTCAGAATTCAGCGTTAGCGACCTTCTGGAAGACGAGAAAAAATTAAGGATGACCTATCTTGAAGGTCTTCTGGACGAAAAACTGTTTAAAAACAAAGGAGATATCTTCCTTGATATATCTTCGGACAGAGCAAGTATTCGGGGAGATGAATTTCTCTACGGAGAGGGGAAAATCTCCGACTTTCTGGGAGAAATCGACAGGAAAGAAAAAACGATCGAACTGCGGGCCGAGATAACAAACTTCAATCCGCTGATCATATCGAAGGTTCTTAATTTCAGACACGACCTGGGGGGAACTCTCAACGGAAAAGTCCGAGCCAGCGGTTCTCTCACCGCTCCTTCCGTCCAGGCCGAAATAAGATCGGAAGGCTTCTCTTACGGATTCCCAGCATCGGGAGACATGAAAATCAGGCTCGATGGCGAAAAAGGAAAGCTTTCTCTGGACCTGCTATCCTCCCTGGAACAAAAGGAAAACCTAAGCTTGCGAGGAGATCTGCTGGTTCCGCGAAATGCGCAGAGCCCGCTGGAAGCGATAATGGGAACTTCGATTGACCTTGAATTGAAGTCGGATGGATACGGCCTCGGGTTCATGGAAATTTTTTCAAATTCGATAGAGAAGATCGATGGCGACTTCTCATCCGGCAGTCTTTCTCTGAACGGCACCCTCTCAAGACCGCGTGTAAAAGGGAATCTTGAGCTAAACGGCATGAGACTCTCTCTTGCCCAGCTCAGAAACAGTCTGTTCACCGAGCACGCGAAGCTTTCGCTCAGCGGGACAAAACTCTCCTTGCCAAGGACGGAAATCCTCTCAAAACAGGGGAGAGCCTACCTGAAAGGCAGAATGGACATCTCCGATTTCACCTACCGCGCGAATCTTGAGATGGAGAAAGTCCGTTTTAATCCTCATTCGATAAAAACGGATCTCTCCGGTGATCTCAAGATAGAAAAAAAAGGCGAATTTCTTAAAGTAACGGGAAAAACCAAGGTCACTGCGGGAAGAATTCGCCTGTACCCGGGCAGGATAAAAAGCATAAGAGACATCAGCTTCATAGAGAAAACCGAAAGTCTGGCCGATGAGTTTTCACTTGAGGCACAGAATGAAACCGGCTTTTACAGAGAAAAAACCGCGATGGATATCTCAGTCGATATCTCCTCAGGCACATGGATTAAAACCAAAGAGGCCAACTTCAATACAAGAGGAAAACTGAGGCTTAAGAAAGAACCGGGCGGAGACCTCAACATGCAGGGAAACATAGTGTCATCCGAGGGATATTACACGGTCTTCGGCAAGCTTTTCGACATAGAAGACGCCACGCTTAATTTTACGGGGGCGTCGAATAACCCGGATCTCAACGTCAAGGCCTACTACGACGCCGACGATGTTGACGTGTACGTAAACGTCACGGGAGACCTGAGGGAACCGGACCTGTCTCTCTCAAGCACTCCCGATCTTGAAGAAATCGACATAATCTCCTATATAGTCTTCGGAGCTTCGAGCAACAGGCTCCAGAACCAGCAAAGGGCCTTTGTTGGGAAATTCGCGACCGCGGTTGCCACAGGCGGAATTTCGGAGCTTTTAAGCTCTGAGATCGGTCTTGACCTCCTGAGCATACAGGAAGGAGACCGAGGGTTTGAGGACAGCACGCTAAAAGTCGGCTCCTACGTCACAAGAGATATCTTCGTCGGCTACGAGAGGTCGCCCTCCAAGACCTCGCTTGATCACACGGTGGAGATGCGTAACAAGCTCAACCTCGAATGGAGACTGAACAGAAGATTCTCGATTGAAAGCCAGATGGGGGGAGAAAACCCCGGAGTCGATTTTTTCTACAATTTCAATTATTAA
- a CDS encoding M23 family metallopeptidase has protein sequence MLKVSGKQVAAVFGIVLLIIALIKVISIAEMSPPVISLERDVKSLGLKPLEVTVSDKGTGLSKVRISLLDAYGESVLVEKEYKKGTKSDVISVRINPEKLGIKSGAAELLIEATDRFMNGLLPGKKAVFSQRVTLDFIPPQIQELSPALYIRHGGAGVVIYKVSEDTVSSGVEIKDLFFEGYTGYFEDPSVYLAFFAYPYNADRGEKIEILAADAAGNEARESVYYRLLRASYVKDEIGLSEWFLKSKVLPLFTKVYGYSPVGDDGKPDLRKAFLKINSETRKENDNRIYEIGRQSGGEILWKGKFNQLRNSKVGATFADHRKYLLDGNVIDNQYHLGYDLSVTKKYPVPASNTGVVVFAEHLGIYGNTVIVDHGMGVMSLYSHLSSMDVSVGDSVGKKDIVGRTGTTGLAVGDHLHFGVYVQGVPVRPLEWWDAKWINDNILYKVNYVKKSFGVVESPR, from the coding sequence ATGCTAAAGGTGTCCGGAAAACAGGTTGCGGCTGTTTTTGGGATTGTGCTTCTGATCATTGCTCTCATAAAAGTTATCTCCATTGCCGAGATGAGCCCTCCCGTCATATCCCTTGAGCGGGATGTTAAGAGTCTCGGCTTAAAGCCCCTTGAGGTGACGGTGTCTGACAAGGGCACAGGGCTTTCCAAGGTCCGCATCTCTCTGCTTGACGCTTACGGGGAATCCGTTCTTGTTGAAAAAGAATACAAGAAAGGAACTAAAAGCGATGTGATAAGCGTGAGAATCAACCCCGAGAAGCTTGGTATAAAAAGCGGCGCGGCGGAACTTTTAATAGAGGCGACTGACCGTTTCATGAATGGTCTTCTCCCCGGGAAAAAGGCTGTTTTCAGCCAGAGAGTCACCCTGGATTTCATCCCTCCCCAGATACAGGAACTTTCGCCCGCGCTGTACATAAGACACGGGGGCGCGGGAGTCGTCATTTACAAGGTTTCCGAGGACACGGTCTCAAGCGGCGTTGAAATAAAAGATCTCTTTTTTGAAGGCTACACGGGATACTTCGAGGACCCCTCGGTATACCTTGCCTTTTTCGCCTACCCGTATAATGCGGACAGGGGTGAGAAGATAGAAATTCTTGCGGCTGACGCGGCCGGCAACGAAGCGAGGGAATCTGTTTATTACAGGCTTCTTCGGGCCTCGTACGTAAAGGATGAGATAGGCCTCTCCGAGTGGTTTCTTAAAAGCAAGGTGCTTCCGCTTTTCACCAAGGTCTACGGCTATTCCCCGGTCGGAGATGACGGGAAACCTGATTTGCGTAAGGCGTTTCTGAAGATCAACAGCGAAACAAGAAAGGAAAACGACAACAGGATATACGAGATCGGAAGACAGAGCGGCGGCGAGATTCTCTGGAAAGGGAAGTTCAACCAGCTTCGCAATTCCAAGGTGGGCGCGACGTTTGCGGACCACAGGAAATACCTGCTGGACGGCAACGTGATCGACAACCAGTATCACCTCGGCTACGACCTCTCGGTTACTAAAAAATATCCCGTTCCCGCCTCCAACACCGGAGTGGTGGTCTTCGCTGAGCACCTCGGCATATACGGCAATACGGTTATCGTTGACCATGGAATGGGGGTTATGAGTCTTTACTCCCACCTGAGCTCGATGGATGTGAGCGTCGGGGACAGCGTGGGGAAAAAAGATATCGTGGGGAGGACGGGCACTACCGGGCTTGCCGTTGGAGATCATCTGCACTTCGGGGTTTACGTCCAGGGAGTTCCGGTGAGGCCGCTTGAGTGGTGGGACGCCAAGTGGATCAACGACAACATACTGTACAAGGTTAACTACGTTAAGAAGAGTTTCGGGGTCGTGGAGAGTCCGCGTTGA
- the rlmB gene encoding 23S rRNA (guanosine(2251)-2'-O)-methyltransferase RlmB, with the protein MIVYGKNSVAELLRNSPREIRKIMVSENFDVSSDPGINASIKKFRIKLTHLPRNAITDICKSPNHQGIAAEISDFTYSSVEEILSVARERQEKVFLLVLDHIEDPQNLGAIIRTADFLGVHGIVIPADRACDVNPTVVKVSSGASANIKIARETNLGRVIDTLKKKGVWVAGADAGSEDAVCDCDFASLDIAVVIGNEGRGMRSKTRQKCDFLLSIPREGKVESLNASVAAGIFLYEVYRQRHGTKAL; encoded by the coding sequence TTGATTGTCTACGGCAAGAACTCGGTCGCCGAACTTCTCCGCAATTCTCCTCGGGAGATAAGGAAAATCATGGTATCGGAGAATTTCGACGTTTCTTCTGACCCGGGGATTAACGCCTCGATCAAGAAATTCCGCATAAAACTCACCCATCTTCCCAGAAACGCGATTACGGACATATGCAAAAGCCCGAATCACCAGGGCATAGCGGCTGAAATCTCTGATTTTACTTACAGTTCGGTCGAGGAGATTCTCAGTGTGGCGAGGGAAAGGCAGGAGAAGGTTTTTCTTCTTGTTCTCGATCATATAGAAGACCCGCAGAACCTCGGCGCCATAATAAGGACTGCGGATTTTCTCGGAGTCCATGGGATCGTGATACCCGCTGACCGGGCGTGCGATGTGAATCCGACGGTGGTAAAAGTTTCTTCCGGAGCTTCGGCCAACATAAAGATCGCCCGGGAGACGAATCTCGGCAGGGTGATCGATACTCTTAAGAAAAAAGGGGTCTGGGTCGCGGGAGCTGATGCGGGTTCCGAGGATGCGGTCTGTGACTGCGACTTCGCTTCGCTTGATATAGCCGTTGTGATCGGGAACGAGGGCAGGGGAATGCGAAGCAAGACAAGGCAGAAATGCGATTTTTTGCTTTCCATTCCAAGAGAGGGGAAGGTGGAATCTCTAAACGCTTCCGTAGCCGCGGGGATCTTTCTCTACGAGGTGTACAGACAAAGACACGGAACTAAAGCCCTATGA